A stretch of DNA from Vidua macroura isolate BioBank_ID:100142 chromosome 12, ASM2450914v1, whole genome shotgun sequence:
attaattttcaattaattcaattaaaaggaatttaaaattaattcaatttaaattaattttcaatgaattcaattaaaattaattcaaaattaattctatttaaattaatttaaaattaattcaatttaaattaattttaaattaattctatttaaatgaattttcaatgaattcaattaaaattaattcaaaattaattcaatttaaattcatttaaaattaattcaattaaaattaacttaaaattaattttatttaaattaattttaaattaattcaatttaaattaattgaaaattaattcattttaagttaattttaaattaattcaatttaaattcattttaaattaattcaatttaaattcattttaaattaattttatttaatttaaggGGCAGATCTTCCCTACTGCTGTCCCCAGATGCCAAGGGCAATGCCCCAGGTGGCAGGATTGTGGAAGAATCCCCTCTCCTGGCCTGGGTCAGCCCTGGAGCCCAAGGAAATTCACTCACCCCTCTTCTGCATGAAGATGAAGAGGTCATCCAGGAACTCCTTGCGCTCGGGATCGCTGTCCAGTTCGTAGAGCTGCGGGCAACGAGCCAAAGTCAGGCCACAGCTCCCGGGGAGACGGAACATTCCGGAATTCTGCCCTCGTCCAGCGGGGAGGAAAGCACAGGCAGAGAGGGGAGACACGGACAGGGACCCGGGGGCTGGGGGGCCATGGCTGGAGTGGAGCCCCAGGGATGGAAAGGATTCCAGAGGTGGAAAGGATCCCCAGAAAGGGAATGGATCCCCAGAGGTGGAAAGGATTCCAGAGGTGGAAAGGATTCCAGAGATGGAATGGATCCCCAGAGGTGGAAAGGATTCCAGAGGTGGAAAGGattccagagctggaaaggaTCCCCAGAGATGGAAAGGATCCCCAGAGATGGAATGGAGCCCCAGAAAGGGAATGGATCCCCAGAGATGGAAAGGATCCCCAGAGGTGGAAAGGATTCCAGAGATGGAATGGATCCCCAGAGGTGGAAAGGATTCCAGAGGTGGAAAGGATTCCAGAGATGGAATGGATCCCCAGAGGTGGAAAGGATCCCCAGAAAGGGAATGGATCCCCAGAGATGGAAAGGATTCCAGAGGTGGAAAGGATCCCCAGAAAGGGAATGGATCCCCAGAGATGGAAAGGATTCCAGAGGTGGAAAGGATTCCAGAGATGGAAAGGATTCCAGAGGTGGAATGGATCCCCAGAGGTGGAAAGGATTCCAGAGGTGGAAAGGATTCCAGAGGTGGAAAGGATTCCAGAGATGGAAAGGATCCCCAGAGATGGAAAGGATTCCAGAGATGGAATGGATCCCCAGAGATGGAAAGGattccagggatggaaaggGGCCCCAGGGATGGAATGGATCCCCAGAGATGGAATGGATCCCCAGAGATGGAATGGATCCCCAGAGATGGAAAGGATTCCAGAGGTGGAAAGGATTCCAGAGATGGAATGGATCCCCAGAGATGGAAAGGATTCCAGAGATGGAAAGGATCCCAGACATGGAAtggagccccagagctggaatgGATCCCCAGAGATGGAATGGATCCCCAGAGATGGAAAGGattccagagctggaaaggaTTCCAGAGATGGAAAGGATTCCAGAGATGGAAAGGATTCCAGAGATGGAATGGATCCCCAGAGATGGAAAGGATTCCAGAGATGGAATGGATCCCCAGAAAGGGAATGGATCCCCAGAGATGGAATGGAGCCCCAGAGATGGAAAGGattccagagctggaaaggattccagagctggaaaggattccagagatggaaaggattccagagctggaaaggaTTCCAGAGATGGAAtggagccccagagctggaatgGATCCCCAGAGATGGAAAGGATTCCAGAGGTGGAATGGATCCCCAGAGATGGAAAGGATTCCAGAGGTGGAATGGATCCCCAGAGATGGAATGGATCCCCAGAGATGGAAAGGCTTCCAGAGATGGAATGGATCCCCAGAGATGGAAAGGATTCCAGAGATGGAATTGATTCACAGAGATGGAAAGGATtctgagaaacagaaaggaTTCCAGAGATGGAAAGGATTCCAGAAAGGGAATGGATCCCCAGAGATGGAATGGAGCCCCAGGAATAGAAAGGATCCCCAGAGATGGAATGGAGCCCAGGGATGGAATGGATCCCCAGAAAGGGAATGGATCCCCAGAAACGGAATGGATTctaagaaatggaaaggatcCCCAGAGATGGAGTGGAGCCCAGGGATGGAATGGATCCCCAGAAAGGGAATGGATTCCCAGAAATGGAATGGATCCCCAGACATGGAATGGATCCCCAGAGCCAGGAAAGAtccccagagctggaaagggTCCCCAGAGACTGAATGGATTCCCCAAAATGGAATGGatccccagagctggaaaagaacCCCAGAAACTGAAAGGATTCCAGAAATTGAATGGAGCCCCAGATATGGAACAGATTCCCAGAAATGGGAAGGATCCCCAGAAACTGAATGGATTCCcaggaatggaaaagaaaatgaaaattaaaaacatgtcAAGAAATGGAATGGAtccccagagctggaaaggATTCCCAGAAATGAAACGgatccccagagctgggaaagaaCTCCAGAAATTGAAAGGATCCCCAGGAATGGAATAGATCCCCAGGAATGGAAAGCATGCCCGGGGATGGAATAGATTCCCAGGAATGGAATAGATTCCCAGGGATGGAATAGATTCCCAGGAATGGAATCGATCCCCAGAGATGGAATGGATCCCCAGAAAGGGAAAGGTTCCCAGAAATGGAATGGATCCCCAGAGATGGAATAGATTCCCAGAAATTGAAAGGatccccagagctggaaaagaacCCCAGAGATGGAAAGGATTCCCAGAGATGGAGTGGATTCCCCAGAAACTGAATGGATCCCCAAGAATGGAAATGGATCCCcaagaatggaaaagaaaatgaaaaacatgcCCAGAAATTGAATGGAACCCCAGGAATGGAATGGAttcacagagctggaaaagaacCCCAGAAATGGAATGGATCCCCAGAAATCAAATGGATTCCCCAAATGGAATGGAtccccagagctggaaaggATTCCCAGAAATGAAATGGAtccccagagctggaaaggATTCCCAGAAATGAAATGGAtccccagagctggaaaggATTCCCAGAAATGAAATTGAttcacagagctggaaaagaacCCCAGAAATGGAAAGGATTCCAGAAATTGAATGGATCCCCAGAAATGGAACAGATCCCCAGGAACTGAATGGATTCCCAGAGCTAGAAAATATCcccagaaatggaaaagaatccCAGAAATGGAATGGATCCCCAGAAATCAAATGGATTCCCTGAAATGGAATGGATCCCAGGAATGGAAAGGATCCCCAGGAATGAAAAAGAACACCAGAAATTGAATGGGATCCCCAGAAATGGAATGGATTTCCAGAAATGGAAAGGATCCTCAGGAATTGAATGGATCCCCAGAAATCAAATGGATTCCCCGAAACAGATCCTGCTTCCAAATAAACCAAAAGCCTTCAGGAATGCCAGAAATCAGCCCAGAATTTATCTGCTACAGGAATAATTTactatttataatttttatttatttataaataatgtgTGTttctattatatataataaatatttataaaatttattcATAAAATAGGAATTTTAGGTTCTATTTATAGAAATATTGATAAAATAGAAATCTTttctaaaatagaaatattttccaaaatagaaatatttataaatatttattatttataatttggGCTTGAAATGCCCAAGTCATTAAAATGAAGTTCCCTAGGCCTTTTGGGGCTGGATTCCTGGGAAGCCCTGGAAGAGCTCAGCTGCCTTAGTTTAAACTCCAGCTGCTGTGACACATTCAAATCCACAAGCACAGCATTCCAAAGGGAGAATATTCTTCTCCCAGCTGGAGAAAAACTGGATTAAAGCCTTTAAATATCCAAAATCTGGTTGTTAATTCTTATTTCAATAAGAATTAAATATTGTAACCCCATACAAGGCAACAAAGCAGCCCCAAACTGCAGGACAAAGTGGTTTTCCCATAAAttccctgcagggagggctctgccATGGATCAGGGGGAGgattccccaaatttcccaagttccccaaatttcccaagttccccaaatttcccaaagTGCCCGGACAGACCTTGGCAAAGTCTCGGGAGATTTCCCTTCCCCGGCAGCCGTCGCCTTCGTCGCTCCAGCTCACACCGCCGTTCTGGGGAGGCAAAAACAGCAAAGGAGGGAAGGATTCCCAAGGAACGCTCCGgaatttttaggatttttaggcccaaacacacagaaaagcagctgctggtttAGCTCGAGGTGGTGAGAAAGGCGGGGAGGGGATCTGTGGCTCTGTCACAATTTCCTGGTGTTGCATCTCAGGGTAtggggaatatttctctgtctgttcTGAGAAGTTCTGATCCCTGGGAGAACACTGCTTTTACTCTGCCTTCATGGAGAAAGCTTCTAGAACTTTGGGATGAATTGGAATCCATGAGTGTGTGAAACAGACAGTGATATAGTTTATcacagggtgaaaaaaagagttttggggttttagcATGGATGTGGATAGGAGACAAGATGGAAGAATTTGGGTGTTGCTTGATCTCCTTCTTGTTCTTCACCTGCTCCACTTTTTGCAGTGTTGGCGGCACAGAGGGACTGGTTAGAAAGAGCCACAACACAGATGTTATGTGGACAGAAATATAATTAGTTATTGGTAAAAAGGTTTAAGAGTTAATTgaacaaaacagttttaaaagattttcagCTTGtgtgttttgtgattttttggtgttttttttttttttggtatataGATGGTGTACTGAATTGttgataagagaaaaaaattaacaacaacCTGAGGACTGAAAAAACTGAaagttctgtttgtttcttaaTTCTAACACAAAAAAATTTAGGGGAACCTCGGGATGGGGGTTTCACATCCTGGGATCTCTCACACAAAATGGGAAGTGCAATTCCACCTCCCAGAAGAGCAGGATGCCAActcctctgtgcctctgctgggaTGAGATCCAGCACCTACAGAGCTGATTTTGCTCCTCGtgctcatcttttttttccaagagccCCTGGTGAAAGGTGTCACCCTTCCTTCCTGATCTCCaggtgacacacctgggagaGCCCTGCCGTcctccctgtgcttccctgaAAAGCAGGACCAGAAGGAGGAGAATCATCCCCCTGGAAAGCTGCTGACTCCCAGGAGGATGtggatttttcccccaaagaaaTGGAAAGCTCGGCTTTGCTGGATTAAGGCTCATTAAAAGGATTAAGCTGGTTAAGGCCCTATTCCACCTGGGAATCACCATGCTGGAATGGTCTCCAAAGGCTGgaaaccagcagctccagctggatggAAGGGCAGGATAACCCTGAAATAAATCCAGGCATCCTGAGAACACCAACTCCACAAAGTCCCATTCCAGGgtgggctggaaaagggaagagcCAAATCCACatggaaaacacagagagaaggtTCCAGCACTCCCTCGGAATTCTGgaggtgctccagcagctccagctggatggAAGGGCAGGGTAACCCTGAAATAAATCCAGGCATCCTGAGAACACCAACTCCACAAAGTCCTGatgctggaaaagggaagagcCAAATCCACCTggacaaacacacagagagaaaaggtgCAAAACCCCTCAAAAGCATcccctgggaattctggaggtgctccagcatctccagctgGATGGAAGAGCAGGATAACCCTGAAATAAATCCAGGCATCCTGAGAACACCAACTCCACAAAGTCCCAGTCCAGGgtgggctggaaaagggaagagcaAAATTCACACATGGACAGAAAAggtcccagcaccccaaaagcatcccctgggaattctggaggtgctccagcacctcaaataaaccagcagctccagctggatggAAGGGCAGGATAACCCTGAAATAAATCCAGGCATCCTGAGAACACCAACTCCACAAAGTCCTGatgctggaaaagggaagagcCAAATCCACCTGGACAAACACACTGAGAGAAAAGGTGCAAAACCCCTCAAAAGCATcccctgggaattctggaggtgctccagcacctcaaataagccagcagctccagctggatggAAGGGCAGGATAACCCTGAAATAAATCCACACATCCTAAGAACACCAACTCCACAAAGCCCCAGTCCAGGgtgggctggaaaagggaagagcCAAATCCACCCTGCCAAACATGGACAGAAAAGGACCCAGCACCCCAAAAGCACGCCCTGGGAATTGTGGAGGTgctccagcaccccaaaatcccggaGCCATGTGGCTGTGAGGCACTCATTGAGTGAGGAAGATGAACAGCTcgtgcacagctctgtgccccaTCCCGAAAAGTCAATTAGCTGGAAAGTCAATTAGCCAGGGAGCCCCAGCAACTGAGAGATATTTAATGGGGGATTATTGCCACTTCTGTTGTGTCAGCTGTTTGTGGCACAGGATCAAGTCCCAGCCCTCTCCAGGCTCACGGGAGGATCCATCCCAATCTCCTTTCTCCCTGAGCCTCTCTCACATCAAACCCACAGATTTTTGGTTAATTATGCAAGcatccagctgctcccaaaacTGTTCACAGGGATCAAACCCATGGAACAGCCAGCATCAGACAGagtgggagggaaaggaggcagcaggaatttcccagTCTGGCCCTTGCACTCTCCAGGGCGCAGGGATTTGTGCAGGTTCAGCTTTCTGAGCCTTCCCTTTGGCTGCTCCCTTCCCAAGGATATAAATCCAGAGGGCAGAACTTGCTTCCAGAGGGAATTCTGGTCATGCTGAGAGCTTATTCCACTCCATTTGAGGGCAGGGATGAGAAAGAAGAGGGGTTAAAGGAGGTAATTCCCTCCTATCAGTGGGTTTGAACTTGGGGTAATTCCCAGGAATAAAGCTTTTAAAGACTcctgaaaagttaaaaagttaAACAGAATGTATTTGGCTTGTTCTCtctaggacaaaaaaaaaaaaaaaaaaaaaaaaaagggtgattAGGCCAGAATGGCAGAGGATAAGCAGAATAAATCCATCCCATTTTCCACAGCTCCACCCTGGAATCTTGGGGGCACCTCCTGGGAAAGGAGCTTAGGGGCAGCCGAAGCCACCAGGCTTTGGCCAtatggccaccagggcagcagggacggctgtcacctgctgtgacctgagctggggcagctcctgctcctcctcctgctgctctgggaagggtttggggacatttcccactgccaggggacaaggacagggctCCTCAGGGAGGGTGGAGGTGTGGGGATGGAGCACGGCTGGTTTGGGCAGAGCATGGAAGGGCAGCTGGGAATAAAGCTGAATCCATCCTGGGAATAAAGCTCAAATCATCCTGGGGAAGCTGAATGCATCCTGGGGAAGCTGAATCCATCCTGGGAATAAAACTCAAATCATCCTGGGGAAGCTGAACTCATCCTTGGGAAGCTGAATCCATCCTGGGAATAAAGCTGAATCCATCCTGGGAATAAAGCTGAAATCATCCTGGGAATAAAGCTGAATCCATCCTGGGAATAAAGCTGAAATCATCCTGGGAATAAAGCTGAATCCATCCTGggaataaaactgaaatcatCCTGGGAATAAAGCTGAAATCATCCTGGGAATAAAGCTGAAATCATCCTGGGAATAAAGCTGAATCCATCCTGGGAATAAAGCTGAATTCATCCTGGGAATAAAGCTGAATTCATCCTGGGAATAAAGCTGAATTCATCCTGGGGAAGCTGAATCCATCCATGGGAAGCTGAATTCATCCTGGGGAAGCTGAATCCATCCATGGGAAGCTGAATCCATCCTGGGGAAGCTGAATCCATCCTGGGGAAGCTGAATCCAACCATGGAATTCATCCTGGGGAAGCTGAATCCATCCATAGAGAGCTGAATTCAACCACGGAATTCATCCATGGAGAGCTGAATTCAACCACGGAATTCATCCATGGAGAGCTGAATTTATCCATGGGAAGCTGAATTCATCCATGGGAAGCTGAAATCATCCTTGGGAAGCTGAATCCATCCTGGGGAAGCTGAACTCATCCTTAGGAAGCTGAAATCATCCTGGGAAAGCTGAATTTAACCATGGAATTCATCTATGGGAAGCTGAATTCAACCATGGAAAGCTGAATTTATTCATGGAAAGCTGAATCCATCCTGGGGAAGCTGAATTCATCCATGGGAAGCTGAAGTCATCCTGGGGAAGATGAATTTAACCATGGAATTCATCCTGGGGAAGCTCAACTCATCCATGGGAAGCTAAATTTAACCATGGGAAGCTGAATCCATCCTGGGGAAACTCAATTCATCCTTGGGAAGCTGAACTTATCCATGGAATCCATCCCTGGGAAGCTGAATCCATCCATGGAAAGCTGAATCCATCCTTGGGAAGCTGAATTCATCCATGGAGAGATGAATTCATCCATGGATAGCTGAATTCATGCATGGAATTCATCCTTGGGAAGCTGAATTTAACCATGGGAAGCTGAGCCCATCCTGGAAGCTGAATTTAACCACGggatccatccctggaagcTGAGCCCATCCTGGAAGCTGAGCCCATCCTGGAGCAGGCCCTTTCCAGGCTCAGCTGAGGGAATTTtcctcccagcagtgccagcccagccccaggtcccagcagtgcctcccTACAGCCCAGGGCAATCCCAGGGGCACAATTCAATCCTGCTCCCCTGGCACCCCCCCTCTCCTGGCACCCCCGTTTCCCAGgcaccccccccctcccctgtCACCCCAATTCCCTGTCACCCCCAATTCCCAGGCACCAAACTCCCCTGGCACCCAACATCCCTGGCACCCAGCTCCCCTGGCACCCCAATTCCCTGGTACCCTGCTCCCCTGGCACCCAGCTCCCCTGGCACCCCGCTCCCCTGGCACCCAGCTCCCTTGGCACCCCAATTCCCTGGCACCCCAATTCCCTGGCACCCAGCTCCCCTGGCACCCCAATTCCCTGGCACCCCACTCCCCTGGCACCCCAATTCCCTGGCACCCCCAATTCCCTGGCACCCAACATCCCTGGCACCCCAATTCCCTGGCACCCCAATTCCCTGGCACCCCGCTCTCCTGGCACCCCAATTCCCTGGCACCCCGCTCTCCTGGCACCCCGCTCCCTTGGCACCCCCAATTCCCTGGCACCCTgctcccctggcactgctgcgGGCACAGCAAAGCTCCAGCTccgcagggagggcaggagaggcCAAAGCATCCCCAGAGGGCGTCACGGGAGCTTCCCAGGGGcctgggccagcacagccctgcctgggccaCCGACACCTCGGGggccaccacagccctgcccgggccagcacagccctctgtgccaccacagccctgcctgtgccaccacagctctctctgtgccaccacagccctctctgtgccaccacagccctctgtgccaccacagctctctctgtgccaccacagccctgcctgtgccaccacagctctctctgtgccaccacagccctctctgtgccaccacagccccctctgtgccaccacagccctgcctgtgccaccacagccctctctgtgccaccacagccctctctgtgccaccacagctctctctgtgccaccacagccctctctgtgccaccacagccccctctgtgccaccacagccccctctgtgccaccacagccctgcctgtgccaccacagccctgtctgtgccaccacagccctctctgtgccaccacagctctctctgtgccaccacagccctgcctgtgccaccacagccccctctgtgccaccacagctctctctgtgccaccacagccctctctgtgccaccacagccctctctgtgccaccacagccctgcctgtgccaccacagcccccctctgtgccaccacagccctctctgtgccaccacagctctctctgtgccaccacagctcccTCTGTGGCACCACAGccctctctgtgccaccacagccctgcctgtgccaccacagctctctctgtgccaccacagccctgcctgtgccaccacCAGCCNNNNNNNNNNNNNNNNNNNNNNNNNNNNNNNNNNNNNNNNNNNNNNNNNNNNNNNNNNNNNNNNNNNNNNNNNNNNNNNNNNNNNNNNNNNNNNNNNNNNCAGGGGTTTTAGGGGCAGCTCAGCACGGAGGTTTTaggggcagctcagcagggcgGTTTTaggggcagctcagcagggcgGTTTTAGGGGCAGCACTCTCGGGGGTTTTAGGGGCAGCTCAGCTCGGCAGTTTCAGGGGCAGCGCTCTCACCTCCTGGAGCGCGATCTCCGGGACAGGTCCCTGCGGGGCGGGTACCTCAGCCTGCCCTCGTACTCCCTGCTCCGCGACCGCCGCCGCTTCCAGCGGTGCCCCAGCTCGCCGTCCTGCTCCGGGGACCGCAACCTCCTGCAGTGATGCATCTGCGAGGAGACAGCACGGGGGGGGCTCAGGGCCGCGGCCCCGAGCGCCTCCGGAGCGCCGGGAGccggcgcggcccggccgggGCTGGGCGCTGCCGGAGCGCGgtgcccgcggggccggggcgttGCGGGGCCGTTACCCgtcccgcgcccgccgccctcGCCCCGTGCCCGCCCTGTCCCCTTGAGCGTCCCCTCCGAGAGCGCCCCGGCCTCACCGCCGCCACTGCGGCCGCGCTCGGCGGgtgcggcccggcccggcccggcccggcccctgcggccccgcagcgccgccGCTTCCGCTTCCCGGCCGGGGTTAAacccgccccgccgggccgggccgggctggacCCGCCTCGCAGCCACGGCGGGGGCGGCACCGGGCGGAACCCGGCccggggggcggcgcggggtTCCACTGCGGCTGGCAGGAGCGGGAGAGGGGCCGCGCTCTGCGTGCTCGCAGTCCGCCTCAGCCGGTCCTTCATCGCCGCCGCCATCCTCAGCCTCGGCACGGCTTCCTCCCCGTGGGACTGCTCACCGTGCTCATCCTCACCATGGCAATCTTCACCGTGGCCATCCTCACCTCAGCACGGCTTCCTCACCATGGCCATCCTCACTATGGCCATCCTCACCTCAGCACGGCTTCCTCACCATGGCCATCCTCACCTCAGCACGGCTTCCTCACCATGGCCATCCTCACCATGGCCATCCTCACCTCAGCACGGCTTCCTCACCATGGCCATCCTCACCATGGTCATTCTCACCATGGCCATCCTCATCTCAGCATAGCTTCCTCACCATGGCCATCTTCACCATGGCCATCTTCACCTCAGCACGGCTTCCTCACCATGGTCATCCTCACCATGGCCATGCTCACCTCAGCACAGCTTCCTCACCATGGCCATCCTCACCATGGCCATCCTCACCTCAGCACGGCTTCCTCACCACGGTCATCCTCACCGTGGTCATTGTCACCATGGCCGTCTTCACCTCAGCACGGCTTCCTCACCATGGTCATCCTCACCATGGTCATCCTCACCATGGCCATCCTCATCTCAGCATGGCTTCCTCACCATGGCCATCTTCACCATGGCCATCTTCACCTCACCACGGTCATCCTCACCATGGCTATCCTCACCATGGTCATCCTCACCACAGTCATCCATCACCACCACTGTCCTCATCCTCAGCATGGCTTCCTCCCTGGGGGACTCCTCACCTTGATCATCCTCACCACGGCCATCCTCACCCTCAGTACCTTCCTCCCCATGCTCTGACTCACCGTGGTGGTCAGGGCCATCCTCACCACAGCCTTCCTCTCCATGGCCATCCTCACCTTCCACACAGCCTTCCTCACCAGGGTGTTCCTCCTCACAGTCTTCCTCACCGTGACCTTCCTCACCAGAGTCTCCCTTCACCATGGCCAGCCTCTCCCTCAGCATGGTCTTCTTCCCTTCTTCACCTGCCTCACCGTGGTCTTCCTCATCACGCCTTATCTCACTGCAGGCCTTCCTCACCACAGGGCCTTCCTCGCCATGGTCATCCTCACCATGGTGACCTTCACCATGATGACCCCCACAGTGACAACCCTGGCCACGGCCTTCCTCCCCGTGGTGACCCTCCCATGGTCTTCGCTGTGGTGGCCCATGGACAGGAGAGAGAGCTCCACACACGTGGTCATTCCCAAcccctttatttatttatcgAGCACTCATTAGGGCCCGCAATCAATTAAAAATGCCCATGGACTCCTTTATCACCAggtgggctggaaggggcaGGAGATGCCGCCACCGTGGTGGCCACGGGGACGCCAGCTGGGTGCTTGTCCCACCTGGCTCCTCCACAGCCAAGATTCCGGTGCAGAGAGTGGATGGAGCAGACAAAGCTCCTCTTCTCCCCCTGCGGCTGGGGCCACCTCAGATGGGCTCAGTCCCCTCCGGAGCCCTTTGGGATGGGCTTGTGCCGACCTGCAGTGATCTCCGGCCCTGGAGATGGAGGCCACCCCCTCCATCCCCGTGGTGTGTGGGTGCCGCCTCCCCTCTGCACAGCTCGGAGACCCCCTTGGCTCCCTCGGAGTCCTGGGCCAGGATCACGGTGCGGGCTGGATGCGGTGCCAGCGCTCCGACTCCAGCGGTGCCCGGCTGCACATGTCCCTCC
This window harbors:
- the LOC128813223 gene encoding dual specificity protein kinase CLK3-like; its protein translation is MAAAMKDRLRRTASTQSAAPLPLLPAAVEPRAAPRAGFRPVPPPPWLRGGSSPARPGGAGLTPAGKRKRRRCGAAGAGPGRAGPHPPSAAAVAAMHHCRRLRSPEQDGELGHRWKRRRSRSREYEGRLRYPPRRDLSRRSRSRR